Proteins encoded by one window of Simiduia curdlanivorans:
- a CDS encoding spinster family MFS transporter — translation MFSASADHSPYQKPNYRLYVLALLTLAYVFNFVDRQIISILQEPIKLEFGLSDTQLGVLNGFVFAIFYVGFGIPIARWADSGKRRNIIAWAIALWSLMTALCGVAQNYVQLLAARIGVGVGEAGCSPPAHSMISDIFPQKFRATAMATYSLGINVGILVGLLMGGWLNELYGWRVALWAVAAPGLVVALLLKYTVAEPARGAADINNMTAADLDYRAETEATGEAADASVSRTTPSTEAIPITQVIQHFWRSRTVKWLALGAGLSSFVGYGLANWMPSFLVRSHGMGTGEIGTWLALIAGVGGALGTFAGGFLADRLSQKNVRWSLWIPMGILLLCVPLLSMTLLMDTKLNAMLIYIIPGSIMTGYMGPVIAVTHNLADNRMRAMGSALLFLVINIIGLGLGPVIIGMLSDWLGNTMGLEGLRYAMVSAVIVSGLLAALCFYLASRSYPEELARMASIKYK, via the coding sequence ATGTTCAGTGCATCAGCCGATCACTCGCCCTATCAGAAACCCAATTATCGCCTGTATGTTTTAGCGCTGCTCACCTTGGCCTATGTGTTTAACTTCGTCGACCGGCAAATTATTTCGATTCTGCAAGAACCTATCAAACTGGAGTTTGGCTTATCTGACACACAGTTAGGTGTGTTGAACGGCTTTGTGTTTGCGATTTTTTATGTTGGCTTTGGCATTCCCATTGCGCGCTGGGCCGATAGTGGCAAGCGGCGCAATATCATCGCTTGGGCCATTGCTCTATGGAGTTTAATGACCGCGCTGTGTGGTGTGGCTCAAAATTATGTGCAGTTGCTCGCCGCCCGAATCGGCGTGGGCGTAGGCGAGGCGGGCTGCAGCCCGCCAGCTCACTCCATGATTTCCGATATTTTCCCGCAAAAATTTCGCGCCACGGCCATGGCAACCTATTCCCTCGGCATTAACGTGGGCATTTTAGTTGGCCTATTAATGGGCGGTTGGCTGAACGAGCTCTACGGTTGGCGGGTGGCTTTATGGGCAGTAGCCGCGCCCGGTTTAGTGGTTGCCCTGTTGCTAAAATACACAGTGGCAGAGCCAGCGCGCGGCGCTGCGGACATCAACAACATGACTGCTGCCGACCTTGATTATCGCGCTGAAACGGAAGCGACTGGTGAGGCTGCTGATGCAAGTGTTAGCCGTACAACGCCTAGCACCGAGGCTATACCCATCACCCAGGTTATCCAACATTTTTGGCGCTCGCGCACGGTCAAGTGGTTGGCCTTAGGCGCGGGTTTAAGCAGCTTTGTCGGTTATGGTTTGGCCAACTGGATGCCGTCTTTTCTCGTCCGCAGCCACGGGATGGGCACGGGTGAAATAGGCACTTGGCTGGCGTTAATTGCCGGTGTTGGCGGCGCCTTAGGCACCTTTGCCGGCGGCTTTTTAGCCGATCGACTTAGTCAAAAAAATGTGCGTTGGTCGCTATGGATTCCCATGGGCATTTTATTACTTTGCGTGCCCTTGTTGTCGATGACTCTGCTTATGGATACCAAGCTCAATGCCATGCTTATTTATATTATTCCCGGCAGTATCATGACCGGCTACATGGGCCCGGTGATCGCCGTTACCCATAATCTGGCGGATAATCGCATGCGCGCCATGGGTTCCGCCTTGCTGTTTTTGGTGATCAATATTATTGGCTTGGGCTTAGGGCCTGTCATTATCGGTATGCTAAGCGATTGGCTGGGCAATACTATGGGATTAGAGGGGCTGCGCTACGCCATGGTCTCGGCTGTTATTGTGAGTGGTTTGTTGGCCGCTTTGTGTTTTTATTTGGCGAGTCGGTCTTACCCTGAGGAGCTGGCGCGTATGGCGAGCATCAAATATAAATAG
- a CDS encoding sterol desaturase family protein: MALIDTLLNYWLAAPWPIALAIAFIANTSAYLLSAYAIDQLSAALTARGLIEWLDNCALKPRQKQQEMKHGIVACAIFATLSLLTREVYTSVWPNSLTELILQVITFVIFYETYSYFIHRLLHTKRLIKIHAVHHRSVRTTPWSAYSVHPIEAALIGITAPLFMYLLPMSIGVAFVLHFSGMMFTIFLHGNISLRGVNRPIKLVNNAPLDHSKHHQLGNKNFGFVNALWDNLMQTNYPHRK; encoded by the coding sequence ATGGCGCTCATTGACACGTTACTAAACTATTGGCTCGCAGCACCTTGGCCTATCGCGTTGGCGATAGCATTCATTGCCAATACCAGCGCCTATCTCCTGAGTGCTTACGCGATCGACCAGCTAAGTGCTGCGCTCACCGCTCGCGGTCTGATCGAGTGGCTAGACAATTGCGCGCTAAAGCCTAGGCAGAAACAGCAGGAAATGAAACACGGCATTGTCGCTTGCGCTATTTTCGCGACACTTAGCCTATTAACAAGGGAGGTTTACACTAGCGTTTGGCCGAATTCATTGACCGAACTCATTCTGCAAGTGATTACCTTCGTTATTTTCTACGAGACCTATTCCTACTTTATCCATCGGCTACTACACACCAAGCGGCTGATTAAAATCCATGCCGTGCATCACCGCTCAGTGCGCACCACACCTTGGAGCGCTTACAGTGTTCATCCTATTGAGGCTGCACTCATCGGCATCACAGCACCGCTATTTATGTATCTACTACCCATGAGTATTGGCGTAGCTTTCGTTCTACATTTTAGCGGCATGATGTTCACTATTTTTTTACACGGCAATATCTCATTACGAGGCGTCAACCGACCAATCAAATTAGTCAACAATGCCCCGCTTGATCATTCAAAACACCACCAACTAGGAAACAAAAATTTTGGCTTCGTAAATGCGCTCTGGGATAATCTTATGCAAACCAACTATCCACATAGAAAATAA
- a CDS encoding S8 family serine peptidase, producing the protein MTFPVKTLASAVTASILGLALSANASAQGDVQSLSVQGSSVSSLTQVSDQTPKRYIVKYKKSAENTVIKSFGRKAFKDQSMGRARDGLQRRGGKIKLEMKNHHAFAAEMSARAAAELRLDAEVEYVEEDVPRKMLSLYNDDVGNPTQTQLTPYAVYQSQANQLALQSGQKVCVIDSGIAGSTGETGGLNNDFEWNSITGTSDSGTGDWFADGGPHGTHVAGTIAAKNNGFGVVGMAPGVPLHIIKVFNDDGWAYSSDLAEAASHCADAGANIITMSLGGGAANTTEENAFKQFTENGGLVLAAAGNDGNNVRSYPAGYDSVMMVGANDADNAIADFSQFPACSTAKTNCVEVTAGGVNTLSTYPAGGATLPSLTVNNAAYPASAFENTGSVSGTTFYMGTAESTNASANGKVCVIDRGNISFHDKVKNCQNSGGIGAILINNVAGVLSGTLGDTNTTTIPAVGAALEDKTALVNSSTATVAVAPGDYGYMSGTSMATPAVAGVAALVWSNHPSCTGTNIRNALKASAADAGTAGHDVYFGNGIVKAKLASDYLTTHGCAGDTGGGTDPVGNALVNGVAKTSLAASKGGNLMFTLDVPAGATNLSFVSAGGSGDADMYVRFGAAPTSSTYDCRPYKNGNAETCTINNVQAGTYHVMLSAYATFSGVSLTGSYTEPSTGGGGAGSASETNLSGARRAWAHYSVEVPAGMSSLTVDMAGGTGDADLYVRKGSQPTSSAYDCRPYKSGNTESCSISSPAAATWYISIYGYSAYSGVSLNVEWK; encoded by the coding sequence ATGACATTTCCCGTAAAAACATTAGCATCTGCCGTAACCGCGAGTATTTTGGGTCTCGCATTATCGGCTAACGCCAGCGCCCAAGGCGATGTGCAAAGCCTTTCTGTACAAGGCTCCAGTGTGAGCAGCTTGACACAGGTTAGCGATCAAACGCCGAAGCGCTATATTGTTAAGTACAAAAAATCCGCCGAAAACACGGTGATCAAAAGCTTTGGTCGCAAAGCCTTTAAAGATCAATCGATGGGCAGAGCGCGAGACGGTTTGCAAAGGCGCGGCGGTAAAATAAAACTTGAAATGAAGAACCATCACGCATTCGCCGCCGAAATGAGCGCGCGGGCAGCGGCTGAATTGCGTTTGGATGCTGAGGTTGAGTATGTTGAGGAAGACGTGCCGCGTAAGATGTTAAGTCTGTACAACGACGACGTTGGCAACCCAACCCAAACCCAGTTAACCCCCTATGCGGTTTACCAATCACAGGCCAATCAACTGGCGTTGCAGTCTGGCCAGAAAGTCTGTGTGATTGACTCGGGTATTGCCGGCTCTACTGGCGAGACCGGCGGTTTGAACAATGACTTCGAGTGGAATTCCATCACCGGTACGAGCGATTCAGGCACCGGCGATTGGTTCGCCGATGGCGGCCCGCACGGCACCCACGTAGCAGGTACGATTGCGGCAAAAAATAATGGCTTCGGCGTTGTTGGTATGGCCCCAGGTGTGCCATTGCACATTATTAAAGTGTTTAACGACGACGGTTGGGCTTATTCGTCTGATTTAGCCGAAGCGGCGTCTCATTGTGCCGATGCCGGTGCAAATATTATTACCATGAGTTTGGGTGGCGGTGCGGCGAACACCACGGAAGAAAACGCGTTTAAGCAGTTCACCGAAAATGGTGGCCTCGTGTTAGCGGCCGCAGGTAACGATGGCAATAACGTTCGCTCTTACCCTGCCGGTTATGATTCAGTCATGATGGTTGGCGCAAACGATGCCGATAATGCCATTGCCGATTTCTCCCAGTTCCCCGCCTGTAGTACGGCTAAGACTAACTGTGTAGAAGTTACCGCCGGTGGTGTGAATACCTTATCTACTTACCCCGCCGGTGGTGCGACACTGCCGAGCTTGACGGTGAATAATGCGGCTTATCCAGCCTCGGCATTCGAAAATACCGGCTCTGTTAGCGGCACGACTTTTTATATGGGCACGGCTGAGAGCACCAATGCTAGCGCTAATGGCAAGGTGTGTGTGATTGATCGCGGCAATATCTCTTTCCACGATAAAGTTAAAAACTGCCAAAACAGTGGCGGCATTGGCGCCATTCTCATTAACAATGTGGCGGGTGTGTTGTCTGGCACCTTGGGTGACACTAACACCACCACTATTCCAGCGGTGGGTGCGGCACTGGAAGACAAAACCGCGTTAGTTAATTCCAGCACCGCCACGGTTGCGGTTGCGCCGGGTGATTATGGCTACATGAGCGGCACCTCTATGGCAACGCCAGCGGTTGCCGGTGTGGCAGCCTTGGTTTGGTCTAACCATCCCAGCTGTACCGGAACGAATATCCGAAATGCCTTGAAAGCCTCGGCTGCCGATGCGGGCACTGCCGGGCACGATGTGTACTTCGGCAATGGTATTGTGAAGGCAAAACTGGCGAGCGATTACCTGACCACTCATGGTTGTGCGGGTGATACCGGTGGTGGCACCGATCCTGTAGGCAATGCACTGGTCAACGGTGTGGCGAAAACGAGTTTGGCTGCGAGCAAAGGTGGCAATCTCATGTTTACCTTGGACGTGCCAGCTGGCGCCACCAACTTAAGCTTTGTGTCTGCCGGCGGTAGTGGTGATGCCGATATGTATGTGCGCTTTGGTGCAGCCCCCACGAGCTCTACCTATGATTGCCGTCCGTACAAAAATGGCAATGCTGAAACCTGTACCATAAATAATGTGCAGGCGGGAACTTACCACGTGATGTTGAGTGCCTATGCTACCTTCTCAGGTGTTAGCTTGACCGGTTCCTACACTGAACCCTCCACGGGTGGTGGCGGTGCCGGTAGCGCATCTGAAACCAACCTTTCTGGTGCACGCAGAGCTTGGGCGCATTACAGCGTTGAGGTTCCTGCCGGTATGTCCAGCTTAACGGTTGATATGGCCGGTGGCACGGGCGATGCGGATCTCTATGTGCGCAAGGGTTCGCAACCCACGTCAAGTGCTTACGATTGCCGCCCCTATAAGAGTGGCAATACCGAGTCCTGTAGTATCAGCAGCCCAGCTGCGGCCACTTGGTATATCAGCATCTACGGCTACAGCGCTTACAGCGGTGTGTCGCTCAATGTCGAGTGGAAATAA